The Alphaproteobacteria bacterium genome contains a region encoding:
- a CDS encoding FAD-binding oxidoreductase, with the protein MAGTAAGLALSFVPQRSRAQSQPSEAAWRELGQNITGGVIRPNDPRFVRLTLPENLRYYNPPAQPGGGPPDPDAPLGLVRPQKLEEVAYAIKWARQNNLPMVPRSGGHSYAGCSTVRGLVISSSAMQSVSIEDGQVVAGGGALFGHLLAGLRDTKAGSETGRYTVTHGRCAGVGLSAYLMGGGLALDSPHAGMGCDRVTGVEMVLADGTPITASDKEKAELLWAVRGGGGGNLGFVTKWRLKPLPVDKVVAFSGTWRLSGNAHDIFGTLFRALDAAPDRMGSEITLSTTAGTIHSPWRYEIKLVCQLHGSREEFDTILGAAVAAADRAEARDCWFNDCSSRDLLELPYWGAQEFFEIIGSPNRYQETSVYAREVSDDFIGAIFGVWPSWPGTVSAARLSAYRLGGQVNTLPSDAMAYVHRSARWLVSTDIDWSGGDSPQVVDDNLKWQRDVHNHFSAMLGNRGSYYNFPDPGLENHARAYWGTNLERLAAIKRQVDPDCVFTPPRNQWIVPPRP; encoded by the coding sequence TTGGCCGGCACCGCGGCCGGCCTTGCCTTGTCTTTCGTGCCGCAAAGGTCGCGCGCTCAGTCGCAGCCGTCGGAGGCCGCATGGCGAGAGCTCGGCCAAAACATCACAGGCGGCGTAATACGCCCCAATGATCCGCGCTTCGTCAGGCTGACGCTCCCGGAAAACCTGCGCTACTACAACCCGCCGGCCCAGCCGGGCGGCGGCCCGCCCGACCCCGATGCGCCGCTGGGCCTCGTGCGGCCCCAAAAGCTTGAGGAAGTTGCCTACGCCATCAAGTGGGCGCGCCAAAACAATCTGCCGATGGTGCCGCGCTCCGGCGGACACAGCTATGCGGGCTGCAGCACGGTTCGCGGCCTCGTCATCAGTTCGAGCGCCATGCAAAGCGTCAGCATCGAAGACGGCCAGGTCGTGGCAGGCGGCGGCGCGCTCTTCGGACACCTTCTGGCCGGCCTGCGCGATACCAAGGCCGGCAGCGAGACAGGACGTTACACGGTCACCCATGGCCGCTGCGCGGGGGTTGGGCTCAGTGCCTATCTGATGGGAGGCGGCTTGGCCCTGGACAGCCCTCATGCCGGCATGGGCTGCGATCGGGTGACAGGAGTTGAGATGGTTCTTGCGGACGGGACGCCCATCACCGCGTCGGACAAAGAAAAAGCAGAGTTGTTATGGGCGGTGCGCGGCGGTGGCGGCGGCAATCTCGGCTTCGTGACCAAGTGGCGGTTGAAACCTTTGCCCGTCGACAAGGTGGTCGCGTTCAGCGGCACCTGGCGGCTCAGTGGCAATGCGCATGACATATTCGGGACCCTGTTTCGGGCGCTCGATGCTGCACCGGACCGCATGGGCTCCGAAATCACCCTGTCGACCACGGCCGGGACGATCCACAGCCCATGGCGATACGAGATCAAACTCGTATGCCAGCTCCACGGCTCACGCGAAGAGTTCGATACGATCCTCGGGGCCGCGGTCGCGGCCGCAGACCGGGCCGAAGCGAGGGATTGCTGGTTCAACGATTGTTCGTCCAGGGATTTATTGGAGCTTCCCTATTGGGGCGCACAGGAATTCTTCGAGATCATAGGCTCGCCAAACCGGTATCAGGAAACATCGGTCTATGCCCGCGAGGTCTCCGATGACTTCATTGGCGCGATCTTCGGCGTCTGGCCGAGCTGGCCGGGGACGGTTTCGGCGGCCCGCCTCTCGGCCTACCGGCTGGGAGGGCAGGTCAATACGCTCCCGTCCGACGCCATGGCCTACGTGCACCGCTCGGCGCGATGGCTCGTCAGCACCGACATCGATTGGAGCGGCGGAGACAGCCCGCAGGTGGTCGACGATAATCTGAAATGGCAGCGCGATGTGCACAATCACTTCAGCGCGATGCTGGGAAATCGGGGAAGCTATTACAACTTTCCCGACCCTGGACTGGAGAACCACGCCAGAGCCTATTGGGGCACCAACCTCGAGCGGTTGGCAGCGATCAAGCGCCAGGTCGATCCGGACTGCGTGTTCACGCCGCCGCGCAATCAGTGGATCGTGCCGCCA
- a CDS encoding sugar kinase: MEALFIGQTYIDVTFLTDRIPTGDEKIVAQDYAISFGGNAVSAAFCCAKLGIVPELMTSLADDWLARMFLDMAAKYGISVHGRKVKESSLSFVMPNHGMRAIIRCRDDHYLHPVPPLDISGCRALHLDGHQADAAMHYARLCRDRGILTSLDGGGMRSNTLELLAFIDVAICSERLCEQLKLGPHELLALLKSKGCRIGGVTLGARGLIWYDERGNERHMPALAVPPNEVIDTNGAGDIFHGAYIYSYLSHPEQPWESHFHFARAASAHSVRYLGIEHSLPTRADVLAAERAFREAA, translated from the coding sequence ATGGAAGCACTGTTCATCGGTCAGACCTACATCGACGTCACGTTCCTGACCGACCGGATTCCGACCGGCGACGAGAAAATCGTCGCACAGGATTATGCGATCAGCTTCGGCGGCAATGCCGTGTCGGCCGCTTTCTGCTGCGCCAAGCTCGGCATTGTGCCGGAGCTGATGACCTCGCTCGCGGACGACTGGCTGGCGCGCATGTTTCTGGACATGGCGGCGAAGTACGGAATTTCGGTGCATGGACGCAAGGTCAAGGAGTCGTCGCTCTCCTTCGTGATGCCGAACCACGGCATGCGCGCGATCATCCGCTGCCGCGACGACCACTATCTGCACCCGGTGCCGCCGCTCGACATCAGTGGCTGTCGCGCGCTGCATCTCGATGGACACCAGGCTGATGCGGCGATGCATTACGCGAGGCTCTGCCGCGACCGCGGCATTCTCACCTCGCTCGATGGTGGCGGCATGCGCTCGAATACGCTGGAGCTGCTCGCGTTCATCGACGTCGCGATCTGCTCGGAACGGCTCTGCGAGCAGCTCAAGCTCGGTCCTCACGAGCTGTTGGCGTTGCTCAAGAGCAAAGGCTGCCGGATCGGCGGCGTCACCTTGGGCGCGCGCGGGCTCATCTGGTACGACGAGCGTGGCAACGAGCGGCATATGCCGGCGCTTGCCGTGCCGCCGAACGAGGTCATCGATACCAACGGCGCCGGCGATATCTTCCATGGCGCCTACATCTACTCGTATCTGAGCCATCCCGAGCAGCCGTGGGAATCGCACTTCCACTTTGCGCGCGCGGCGTCCGCCCACTCGGTGCGTTATCTCGGCATTGAGCATTCCTTGCCGACACGCGCGGATGTGCTTGCGGCCGAGCGGGCGTTCCGCGAGGCGGCGTAA
- the aspS gene encoding aspartate--tRNA ligase yields MHRYRSHTCGALRDSNIGETVRLSGWVHRVRDHGGVLFIDLRDHYGLTQVVADPDSPAFKAAETLRAEWVVRVDGKVRRRPGGTENLELPTGAVEVFASEIEVLSKADELPLPVFGDQEYPEEIRLKYRFLDLRRERLHNNIIKRGQIIDSIRRRMREGGFFEFQTPILTASSPEGARDFLVPSRLHPGRFYALPQAPQQFKQLTMISGFDRYFQIAPCFRDEDARADRSPGEFYQLDVEMSFVTQDDVFGAVEPVMRGVFEEFAGGKPVTQKFPLIPYREALSKYGTDKPDLRNPIEMQDVSEIFRGSGFKVFARILETSAKNQVWAIPAPGGGSRAFCDRMNSWAQGEGQPGLGYIIFEKKGIAGQVIVTNEPGPNDPDKLIERIEAKAKVEGRYDESVIGKGPVANNIGLDKTEAIRIQLGLKAGDAVFFVAGDPNVFVKFAGPARTKVGQDLDLIAKDRFEFCWIVDFPMYEWSEEEKKIDFSHNPFSMPNIEPEKFLALDPNDKDTLLALKAIQYDIVCNGIELSSGAIRNHRPDVMKKAFAIAGYPEETLEEKFGGMLRALSLGAPPHGGIAPGIDRIVMLLCGEENLREVVLFPMNQRAEDLLMGAPSGVTAKQLRELHIRLNLPEK; encoded by the coding sequence ATGCATCGCTACCGTTCCCACACCTGCGGCGCTTTGCGCGACAGCAACATCGGCGAGACCGTGCGTCTCTCCGGCTGGGTGCATCGCGTGCGCGATCACGGCGGCGTGCTGTTCATCGACCTGCGCGACCATTATGGCCTGACGCAGGTGGTGGCCGATCCGGATTCGCCGGCCTTCAAGGCCGCCGAGACGTTGCGCGCCGAATGGGTCGTGCGCGTCGACGGCAAGGTGCGCCGGCGCCCCGGCGGGACCGAGAACCTGGAATTGCCGACCGGCGCGGTCGAAGTCTTCGCCAGCGAGATCGAAGTGCTGAGCAAGGCGGACGAGCTGCCGTTGCCGGTGTTCGGCGATCAGGAATATCCAGAGGAGATCCGGCTCAAGTACCGCTTTCTCGACCTGCGCCGCGAGCGGCTGCACAACAACATCATCAAGCGCGGGCAGATCATCGACTCGATCCGCCGCCGCATGCGCGAGGGCGGATTCTTCGAATTCCAGACGCCGATCCTGACGGCGTCCTCGCCGGAGGGCGCGCGCGACTTCCTGGTGCCGTCGCGGCTGCATCCGGGCAGGTTCTACGCGCTGCCGCAGGCGCCGCAGCAGTTCAAGCAGCTCACCATGATCTCGGGCTTCGACCGCTACTTCCAGATCGCGCCGTGTTTCCGCGACGAGGATGCGCGCGCCGACCGCTCGCCCGGCGAATTCTACCAGCTCGACGTCGAGATGAGCTTCGTGACGCAGGACGACGTGTTCGGCGCGGTCGAGCCGGTGATGCGCGGCGTGTTCGAGGAGTTCGCCGGCGGCAAACCGGTGACGCAGAAATTCCCGCTGATCCCTTATCGAGAAGCGCTCTCCAAATACGGCACCGACAAGCCGGACCTGCGCAACCCGATCGAGATGCAGGATGTGTCGGAGATTTTCCGCGGCTCCGGCTTCAAGGTATTCGCGCGCATCCTGGAGACGAGCGCGAAGAACCAGGTGTGGGCGATTCCCGCGCCGGGCGGCGGCTCGCGCGCGTTCTGCGACCGGATGAACTCGTGGGCGCAAGGCGAGGGGCAGCCCGGGCTCGGCTACATTATTTTCGAAAAGAAAGGCATCGCGGGTCAGGTCATCGTGACAAATGAGCCAGGCCCTAATGATCCAGACAAGCTAATTGAGCGGATAGAGGCGAAAGCGAAGGTTGAAGGGAGGTACGACGAAAGCGTTATTGGAAAAGGCCCTGTTGCAAACAATATCGGTCTGGACAAGACCGAAGCGATTCGAATTCAACTCGGCCTGAAGGCGGGCGATGCGGTGTTCTTCGTCGCGGGCGACCCGAACGTGTTCGTGAAGTTTGCCGGACCGGCGCGCACCAAGGTCGGGCAGGACCTCGACCTGATCGCGAAGGACCGCTTCGAGTTCTGCTGGATCGTCGACTTCCCCATGTACGAGTGGAGCGAGGAGGAGAAGAAGATCGACTTCTCGCACAACCCGTTCTCGATGCCGAACATCGAGCCGGAGAAATTCCTCGCACTCGACCCGAACGACAAGGACACGCTGCTGGCGCTCAAGGCGATCCAGTACGACATCGTCTGCAACGGAATTGAATTGTCGTCGGGCGCGATCCGCAATCATCGCCCCGACGTGATGAAGAAGGCCTTCGCGATCGCGGGCTATCCGGAAGAGACGCTGGAGGAGAAATTCGGCGGCATGCTGCGCGCGCTCTCGCTCGGCGCGCCGCCGCACGGCGGCATTGCGCCCGGCATCGACCGCATCGTGATGCTGCTCTGCGGCGAGGAGAACCTGCGCGAGGTCGTGCTGTTCCCGATGAACCAGCGCGCCGAGGACCTGCTCATGGGCGCGCCCTCGGGGGTCACGGCGAAGCAGCTGCGCGAGCTGCACATCCGGCTGAATTTGCCGGAGAAATAA
- a CDS encoding EAL domain-containing protein: MSAPRRSARFARAEWRIGQSISALAAIGKSGLSSCDNVDLLAIRRALIATTPLKEIALKDEAGNLKCQELTGVTRSRALSRDLGTADDRVLLGVVRQIDLNERALRVTWHRAGDPLQLVAHIPADVFLPDGSSGRAASDPAVRLMLSEGTLIAVPGDRLEATQDSDVIEAQNQSTRYPLMASASVSRAAAFGEHAGLRGIGQLIGGMFAILTFALAVLLPWRARSHPMVEMERALEANEFVPYYQPIVDLRNGTIVGAEVLMRWRKSNGTVVPPAVFIPLAESSGLIMDMTRAIMRAARDEFAAVLGPRPGIKVGFNLTANHFKNEAVVEEVRDIFAGSPIRFSQVTLEVTEREPLEDLDMARHVIAALQELGCSVAIDDVGTGHGGLSYLLKLGANCIKIDKMFIDAIGTERYSTPIIETLVELANRMRMEILAEGVENVDQVKYLRDSGIFLAQGYAFAPPLPGRQFRALVEAAHPLAAGEADTPTLEALMAQRAAAAA; encoded by the coding sequence ATGTCCGCGCCGCGGCGCAGCGCGCGATTCGCGCGCGCCGAGTGGCGTATCGGTCAATCGATCTCGGCGCTGGCGGCGATCGGGAAGAGCGGGCTTTCGAGTTGCGACAACGTCGATCTCCTTGCCATCCGGCGCGCTTTGATCGCCACGACGCCGCTCAAGGAAATCGCCCTGAAGGACGAGGCGGGGAACCTGAAATGCCAGGAATTGACCGGTGTGACGCGCTCGCGCGCGCTCTCCCGCGACCTCGGCACTGCCGACGATCGCGTGCTGCTCGGCGTTGTCCGGCAAATCGACCTGAACGAGCGCGCGCTCCGCGTCACCTGGCACCGGGCCGGCGATCCGCTGCAGCTCGTCGCGCATATCCCCGCCGACGTGTTCTTGCCCGACGGCTCGTCGGGCCGAGCCGCGAGCGACCCCGCGGTTCGTCTCATGCTGAGCGAGGGAACGCTGATTGCGGTGCCGGGTGATCGGCTCGAGGCGACGCAGGACAGCGACGTGATCGAAGCGCAGAACCAGTCGACGCGCTATCCGCTGATGGCGAGCGCATCGGTCTCGCGCGCGGCGGCGTTCGGCGAACACGCCGGCCTGCGCGGTATCGGCCAGCTGATTGGCGGGATGTTCGCGATACTGACATTCGCGCTCGCGGTCCTGCTTCCGTGGCGAGCCCGCTCGCATCCGATGGTCGAAATGGAGCGTGCGCTCGAGGCGAACGAATTCGTTCCGTACTACCAGCCGATCGTCGACTTGCGGAACGGGACCATCGTGGGCGCCGAAGTATTGATGCGCTGGCGCAAGAGCAACGGGACCGTCGTGCCGCCGGCCGTCTTTATTCCGCTCGCGGAATCGTCGGGTCTGATCATGGACATGACGCGCGCGATCATGCGCGCCGCGCGGGATGAATTCGCAGCCGTGCTCGGTCCGAGGCCGGGCATCAAGGTCGGCTTCAATCTGACCGCCAATCATTTCAAGAACGAAGCCGTCGTCGAGGAGGTGCGCGACATCTTCGCGGGCTCCCCGATCCGCTTCTCGCAGGTCACGCTTGAGGTCACCGAGCGCGAACCGCTCGAAGATCTCGACATGGCCCGGCATGTCATCGCGGCGTTGCAGGAACTCGGCTGCAGCGTGGCGATCGACGACGTCGGCACCGGTCACGGCGGCCTGTCCTACCTCCTCAAGCTCGGCGCCAATTGCATCAAGATCGACAAGATGTTTATCGATGCCATCGGAACGGAGCGCTATTCCACGCCGATCATCGAGACCCTGGTCGAACTGGCAAACCGCATGCGCATGGAAATCCTCGCCGAAGGCGTCGAGAACGTCGACCAGGTCAAATACCTTCGCGACAGCGGCATTTTTCTCGCCCAGGGCTATGCCTTTGCACCGCCGCTTCCCGGCCGGCAGTTTCGCGCGCTCGTGGAAGCAGCGCATCCTCTCGCCGCCGGCGAGGCGGATACCCCCACGCTCGAAGCTTTGATGGCGCAACGCGCGGCGGCGGCCGCCTAG
- a CDS encoding NADP-dependent malic enzyme, with translation MASTISDDLRADALVYHRAPRPGKLEIQPTKPLGNQRDLALAYSPGVAAACEAIVADPAQAAELTARANLVAVVSNGTAVLGLGNIGPLAGKPVMEGKAVLFKKFAGIDVFDIEIDAHDVDHVVQVVSALEPTFGGINLEDFKAPECFDIEDKLKARMKIPVFHDDQHGTAIIVGAAVQNALSLTGKKISEVKIVASGAGAAALACLNLLVSLGAKRENIWVTDIEGVVYEGRTALMDRWKSVYAQKTDKRTLGQVIEGADIFLGLSAPGVLKPDMVKRMAPKPLIMALANPTPEILPEEAMAVRDDAMMCTGRSDYPNQVNNVLCFPYIFRGALDVSATTINEEMKHAAVEAIAALAREAPSDVAAKAYGGEFRTFGPGSLIPNPFDPRLILRIAPAVAKAACESGVAARPITDYATYEERLNRFVFRSGFIMKPVFAQAKEQMKRVIYAEGEDERILRATQVVVEEGLARPILIGRPAIVEARIKRFGLAIQPGRDFELINPDDDPRYRSFVQALVDAAGRKGTTPEAARTLVRTNPTVIAAIAVKQGIADAMICGLEGRYMAHLAHIRDIIGRAPGVGIFAALSTVISAKGVYFLADTHINEDPSASEIAEMACLAATQVRRFGVEPKVALVSRSDFGSYECGSGHKMRAALDLILARAPELEVDGDMNGESALVPAFRQRIYPHSRLTGEANMLIMPNIDAANAAYQMIKFFGDALPVGPILIGAAQPAHILTPSTTARGVVNMTAFAAVDAQKAQQGQMMLGFAAR, from the coding sequence ATGGCCTCGACAATTTCCGATGACCTGCGCGCCGATGCGCTCGTCTACCACCGCGCCCCGAGGCCGGGGAAGCTGGAGATCCAGCCGACCAAGCCGCTCGGCAATCAGCGCGATCTGGCGCTCGCCTATTCGCCGGGGGTCGCGGCGGCCTGCGAGGCGATCGTGGCCGACCCGGCGCAAGCCGCCGAGCTGACCGCGCGCGCCAACCTCGTGGCGGTGGTGTCGAACGGCACGGCGGTTCTCGGGCTCGGCAATATCGGCCCGCTCGCGGGCAAGCCGGTGATGGAAGGCAAGGCCGTCCTGTTCAAGAAGTTTGCCGGCATCGACGTATTCGATATCGAAATCGACGCCCACGACGTCGATCACGTCGTCCAGGTGGTCTCCGCGCTGGAGCCGACCTTCGGCGGCATCAACCTGGAGGATTTCAAGGCGCCCGAATGCTTCGACATCGAAGACAAGCTCAAGGCGCGCATGAAGATCCCGGTGTTCCATGACGACCAGCATGGCACCGCGATCATCGTCGGCGCGGCGGTCCAGAACGCCCTCTCCCTCACCGGGAAGAAGATCAGCGAGGTGAAGATCGTCGCATCGGGTGCAGGCGCGGCGGCGCTCGCCTGCCTCAATCTCCTCGTCTCGCTCGGGGCGAAACGGGAGAACATCTGGGTCACGGATATCGAGGGCGTGGTCTACGAGGGCCGCACCGCGCTGATGGACCGCTGGAAGTCGGTCTACGCGCAGAAGACCGACAAGCGCACGCTCGGCCAGGTCATCGAAGGCGCCGACATCTTCCTCGGACTTTCTGCGCCCGGCGTGCTCAAGCCCGACATGGTGAAGCGGATGGCGCCGAAGCCCTTGATCATGGCGCTCGCCAATCCGACACCGGAGATTCTTCCCGAAGAGGCGATGGCGGTACGCGACGACGCGATGATGTGCACCGGGCGTTCGGACTATCCGAACCAGGTCAACAACGTTCTGTGCTTCCCTTACATTTTCCGCGGCGCGCTCGATGTCAGCGCGACGACGATCAACGAGGAGATGAAGCACGCCGCGGTCGAGGCCATTGCGGCGCTCGCCCGCGAGGCTCCGTCGGATGTCGCCGCGAAGGCCTATGGCGGCGAATTCCGCACCTTCGGGCCGGGCTCGCTCATTCCCAATCCGTTCGATCCACGGCTGATCTTGCGCATCGCGCCAGCCGTCGCGAAGGCCGCCTGCGAGAGCGGCGTCGCGGCGCGGCCGATCACCGATTACGCGACCTACGAGGAGAGGCTCAACCGCTTCGTGTTCCGCTCGGGCTTCATCATGAAGCCGGTGTTCGCGCAGGCGAAGGAGCAGATGAAGCGCGTGATCTACGCCGAAGGCGAGGACGAGCGCATCCTGCGCGCCACGCAGGTGGTGGTCGAGGAGGGGCTGGCGCGGCCGATCCTGATCGGCCGGCCGGCGATCGTGGAGGCGCGCATCAAGCGCTTCGGCCTTGCGATCCAGCCGGGCCGGGATTTCGAGCTGATCAATCCGGACGACGATCCGCGCTACCGCTCGTTTGTGCAGGCGCTGGTGGACGCTGCCGGGCGCAAGGGAACGACGCCCGAGGCGGCCCGCACCCTGGTGCGCACCAATCCCACCGTCATCGCGGCAATCGCCGTGAAGCAGGGGATTGCGGACGCGATGATCTGCGGCCTCGAGGGGCGTTACATGGCGCACCTTGCGCACATTCGCGACATCATCGGCCGCGCGCCCGGTGTCGGCATCTTTGCCGCGCTCTCGACGGTGATCAGTGCGAAGGGCGTCTACTTCCTTGCCGACACCCACATCAACGAGGATCCAAGCGCTTCCGAGATCGCCGAAATGGCGTGCCTTGCCGCAACCCAGGTGCGCCGCTTCGGCGTCGAGCCGAAGGTCGCGCTGGTGTCGCGTTCCGACTTCGGCAGCTACGAATGTGGATCCGGGCACAAAATGCGCGCCGCGCTCGACCTCATTCTGGCGCGTGCGCCTGAGCTTGAGGTCGACGGCGACATGAATGGAGAATCCGCGCTGGTGCCCGCGTTCCGTCAGCGCATCTATCCGCACTCGCGGCTGACCGGCGAGGCGAACATGCTGATCATGCCGAACATCGATGCGGCGAATGCCGCCTACCAGATGATCAAGTTCTTCGGCGATGCGCTTCCCGTGGGGCCGATCCTCATCGGCGCCGCGCAACCCGCCCACATCCTGACGCCGTCAACGACCGCGCGGGGCGTGGTCAACATGACGGCGTTCGCGGCGGTCGATGCGCAAAAGGCGCAACAGGGGCAAATGATGCTGGGGTTCGCGGCGCGCTGA
- a CDS encoding ribonuclease activity regulator RraA: MSKPLSEAARQKLLGVSTATLTTLLFKRGLRNTFVQGARPLNPNAPQMVGPAYTLRYIPAREDLDVLEVFQDRSHPQRAAVEAIPPGSVLVMDCRQDATVASAGSILITRMMVRGAAGVVSDGGLRDSPEIAKLPFPTYCQGGSAPTNLIKHHAVDLNVPIGCGGVPVFPGDICVGDGEGVVIIPAGIAGEIAELAAEQDLFETFVIERVRDGASTFGLYPPDDASRQAYAAWKAKRG; encoded by the coding sequence ATGAGCAAGCCGTTAAGCGAAGCTGCGCGCCAGAAGCTGCTCGGCGTCAGTACCGCGACGTTGACCACGCTGCTTTTCAAGCGCGGCCTGCGCAACACGTTCGTGCAGGGTGCGCGCCCGCTCAACCCGAACGCGCCGCAGATGGTCGGCCCCGCGTACACGCTGCGCTACATTCCGGCGCGCGAGGATCTCGATGTGCTCGAGGTGTTTCAGGATCGCAGCCATCCACAGCGCGCGGCCGTGGAGGCGATCCCTCCGGGCTCGGTGCTGGTGATGGACTGCCGTCAGGACGCGACCGTCGCGTCCGCCGGCAGCATTCTGATCACCCGAATGATGGTGCGCGGCGCCGCCGGCGTGGTGAGCGACGGGGGCCTGCGCGACAGTCCCGAGATCGCCAAGCTCCCCTTCCCGACCTATTGCCAGGGCGGCTCCGCGCCGACCAACCTGATCAAGCATCATGCCGTCGACCTCAACGTGCCGATCGGCTGCGGCGGCGTGCCGGTGTTTCCGGGCGACATCTGCGTCGGCGACGGCGAAGGCGTCGTGATCATCCCCGCGGGCATCGCCGGAGAGATCGCCGAGCTCGCCGCCGAGCAGGACCTGTTCGAGACCTTCGTGATCGAGCGGGTGCGCGATGGCGCTTCCACCTTCGGTCTCTACCCGCCGGATGATGCGAGCAGGCAGGCCTACGCGGCATGGAAGGCGAAGCGCGGCTGA
- a CDS encoding DUF2336 domain-containing protein produces the protein MTPSTSLIDEIEDALASKTEEKREAALWRITDLFIEGSDTYTEDHVTLFDDVIGRLVATIETNARAKLSNRLARVPNAPVGVVRSLAHDHAIAVAQPVLRHSPRLSDNDLMATAATQSQQHLLAIAQRNALSEHVTDVLVERGDREVVRSVAQNNGARFSNAAFKTLVERSVGDDVLAVHVGTRQDLPRQHLLKLVEYASATVRQKLAAADPAAAAAIRDVIAEIGGNIRAASRRASSDYAAARIEVEAMHRAGRLDEQHVYGFADARKFEETAVALSLITGAPIDLVERAMLDDNPDMVVILAKIAGFSWSTAQCILVRAANRSLSVQDLDRALSGFSRLKQATARSIIAFYDARRQGNTMRAAG, from the coding sequence ATGACGCCGTCAACAAGCCTGATCGACGAGATCGAGGACGCGCTCGCCTCCAAGACCGAGGAAAAGCGTGAGGCCGCGCTTTGGCGCATCACCGACCTGTTCATCGAAGGCTCGGACACCTACACGGAGGATCACGTCACGCTGTTCGATGACGTGATCGGGCGGCTGGTCGCGACCATCGAAACCAACGCGCGCGCCAAGCTTTCCAACCGTCTGGCGCGCGTTCCCAACGCGCCTGTCGGGGTCGTCCGCTCGCTGGCCCACGATCATGCGATCGCAGTCGCACAGCCGGTGCTGCGTCACTCGCCGCGCCTCTCCGACAACGACCTGATGGCGACCGCCGCCACGCAGAGCCAGCAGCACCTTCTCGCGATCGCGCAGCGCAATGCCCTGAGCGAACACGTGACCGACGTGCTGGTCGAGCGCGGCGATCGCGAGGTGGTGCGTTCGGTCGCGCAGAACAACGGCGCGCGTTTCTCCAATGCGGCTTTCAAAACGCTGGTGGAACGCTCAGTCGGCGACGACGTGCTCGCGGTGCATGTCGGCACGCGTCAGGATCTGCCGCGCCAGCACCTGCTCAAGCTTGTCGAATACGCTTCCGCCACCGTTCGGCAGAAGCTCGCCGCGGCCGATCCGGCCGCGGCGGCCGCCATTCGCGATGTCATCGCCGAAATCGGCGGCAACATCCGCGCCGCGTCGCGCCGCGCGTCCAGCGACTACGCGGCGGCGCGCATTGAGGTGGAGGCGATGCACCGTGCGGGCCGCCTCGACGAACAGCATGTCTACGGCTTTGCCGACGCGCGCAAGTTCGAGGAGACCGCCGTCGCGCTGTCGCTCATCACGGGCGCGCCGATCGACCTGGTCGAGCGCGCAATGCTCGACGACAATCCCGATATGGTCGTCATTCTTGCCAAGATCGCGGGCTTCTCGTGGAGCACCGCGCAGTGCATCCTGGTGCGCGCCGCAAACCGCTCGCTCTCGGTGCAGGATCTCGATCGCGCGCTCTCGGGATTTTCGCGGCTCAAGCAGGCCACCGCGCGAAGCATCATCGCGTTTTACGATGCGCGGCGTCAGGGAAACACGATGCGGGCGGCAGGCTAG